The sequence GTCCGATTGCATTACCGAGAAAGGATTCTAAATTTACTGTCAACAGGTCTCCTCACGTTGATAAAAAATCTCGTGAGCAGTTTGAAATGAGAATTTCTAGGCGTTTGATTGTTTTGCATGATCTTACTCCTACTATGATGCAGATGCTTACAGGTTTATCTTTTTCTGCTGGTGTGGAAGTCGATTTGAAAGTTAAGGAAGTTAAGGTTTAAGAGAGTAATAATGAAGAGAATAAATTCGCTGAGAAGAATTGGTTTATTAATGACAAATATTGGTCATACATCTATATATTCAGCTACT is a genomic window of Wolbachia endosymbiont of Folsomia candida containing:
- the rpsJ gene encoding 30S ribosomal protein S10 yields the protein MKQDIYINIKAFDCSLLERCVRKFIDELKRSGAKLSGPIALPRKDSKFTVNRSPHVDKKSREQFEMRISRRLIVLHDLTPTMMQMLTGLSFSAGVEVDLKVKEVKV